One genomic window of Eisenibacter elegans DSM 3317 includes the following:
- a CDS encoding SPOR domain-containing protein — protein MTSDKHLIEEHICGWLLEHDSLLIPELGQFESSYQGAEVHSGIHHWMPPSKRISFYPSSKYNDGQFEAYLSEQTGLPLADIQDKVRQYVAAVKIEVSVQRSYTIHGLGTLYLDEGEVMSFKMAENANLLGDSYGLPNLFSKPVDREEPAENLDEEDPIFEEEPEEYDRTRKRRPIGRYVGAGIVLTGTAIGAWYLANSGIVPKLLGDKGGDTAVIVRNQEDTSQDTGEDLSTDEQNLPLDERATPSATETPANTQNTPVETPAKTDNKAAKNTQGNTTNSQSVKVELPPPNRNILGALAINPTPPANLSQVLIKAPSKQFYVIVGSFDKAENAYSLYNHMTQKGFRQLRIVEQGNRVRVSSYVFADREQAKTHEQTLKTQYGIDAWVLQF, from the coding sequence ATGACTTCAGATAAACACCTGATAGAAGAGCATATATGCGGCTGGTTGCTCGAACATGACAGCTTGCTCATCCCTGAGCTAGGGCAGTTCGAATCGAGCTATCAGGGCGCAGAGGTACATTCTGGTATCCATCACTGGATGCCGCCAAGCAAACGCATCAGTTTCTACCCCTCTTCCAAATATAACGACGGCCAGTTTGAAGCATACCTATCCGAACAAACAGGGCTGCCTTTGGCCGATATTCAAGACAAAGTACGGCAGTATGTGGCCGCCGTAAAGATAGAAGTCAGCGTACAGCGCAGCTACACCATCCACGGCTTGGGTACGTTGTATCTGGATGAGGGAGAAGTGATGAGCTTCAAAATGGCCGAAAACGCCAACCTACTCGGCGACAGCTATGGCCTGCCCAACTTATTCAGTAAGCCCGTAGACCGTGAAGAGCCTGCCGAAAACCTCGATGAAGAAGATCCTATCTTCGAAGAAGAGCCTGAAGAGTATGACCGTACCCGCAAACGCCGCCCTATAGGCCGTTATGTAGGCGCAGGTATTGTGCTGACCGGCACTGCGATAGGAGCTTGGTATCTGGCCAACTCTGGTATTGTGCCTAAGTTATTGGGAGATAAGGGCGGAGATACCGCCGTGATTGTCCGCAATCAAGAGGACACCAGCCAAGACACCGGCGAAGACCTCTCTACTGATGAGCAGAACCTCCCCCTTGACGAACGCGCCACCCCCAGTGCGACCGAAACACCTGCAAACACGCAAAATACCCCAGTAGAAACTCCAGCAAAAACTGATAACAAGGCTGCCAAAAATACACAGGGCAATACCACCAACTCCCAAAGCGTCAAAGTAGAGTTGCCACCACCCAACCGCAATATCTTGGGCGCGCTGGCTATCAACCCTACTCCGCCAGCCAACCTTTCGCAAGTATTGATAAAAGCACCCAGCAAGCAGTTTTATGTAATCGTAGGGAGCTTTGATAAGGCCGAAAACGCCTATTCTCTCTATAACCATATGACTCAGAAGGGTTTCCGACAACTACGCATTGTAGAGCAAGGCAACCGCGTAAGGGTCTCTTCTTATGTGTTTGCTGACCGTGAGCAGGCCAAAACACACGAACAAACCCTAAAAACGCAGTATGGCATTGATGCTTGGGTCTTGCAGTTTTGA
- a CDS encoding RidA family protein — translation MQKNSNNPWRWQDTRSYVQAVEVKNVESTLYVSGQTAIDDEGVSSNQDMRAQLIHSIQNLERVIREAGYELKNIVRLNIYTTSKAELFENFDVFQKWTAENGIQQASTVLEVKSLFETLRVELEATVVK, via the coding sequence ATGCAAAAAAACAGTAATAACCCTTGGCGTTGGCAAGACACAAGAAGCTATGTGCAAGCCGTAGAAGTAAAGAATGTGGAAAGCACGCTATATGTTTCTGGGCAAACGGCCATAGATGATGAAGGGGTATCCAGCAATCAGGATATGCGTGCGCAATTGATCCACAGCATCCAAAACCTGGAAAGGGTCATACGGGAGGCTGGCTATGAGCTAAAAAACATTGTGCGTCTGAATATTTACACTACCTCAAAGGCTGAGTTGTTCGAAAATTTCGATGTTTTTCAAAAATGGACAGCCGAAAACGGGATACAGCAGGCTTCTACCGTATTGGAAGTCAAAAGCCTTTTCGAAACACTGCGAGTAGAGCTTGAGGCAACAGTAGTGAAATAA
- a CDS encoding Crp/Fnr family transcriptional regulator — protein sequence MDLFNHLTAEEALTLKEMFEYKKFSKGDFIIKENDTVKHIYFILSGLVKLSYIDEGAKEFILSFAFEQWWETDFAAFCNQDKATLSLQCLEDTVVYGLNYDSYFVFLEKHKLSNYFLEKSIKGHIASQRRILSLLALSPKERYEQFVQLYPTLIQRVPKSVLALYLGVSRETLSRLYRRAKK from the coding sequence ATGGACTTATTTAATCACTTGACAGCAGAAGAAGCGCTAACACTAAAAGAGATGTTCGAGTACAAAAAGTTTAGCAAAGGGGATTTTATAATAAAAGAAAATGATACAGTCAAGCACATTTACTTTATCTTGAGTGGGTTGGTCAAGCTGTCTTATATCGATGAAGGAGCCAAGGAGTTTATTTTATCCTTTGCTTTTGAACAATGGTGGGAAACAGACTTTGCTGCATTCTGCAATCAAGACAAAGCCACCTTATCGCTCCAGTGTTTGGAAGATACAGTAGTGTATGGCCTGAATTATGATAGCTATTTTGTGTTTTTAGAAAAGCATAAATTATCAAATTATTTTTTAGAAAAATCAATAAAAGGCCATATTGCTAGTCAGAGAAGGATTTTGTCGCTTCTGGCATTATCACCCAAAGAAAGGTACGAACAATTTGTACAACTATATCCTACGCTTATTCAGCGAGTTCCCAAATCTGTATTGGCGCTTTATCTTGGTGTTTCAAGGGAAACGCTGAGTAGATTATATAGGCGGGCTAAAAAATAA
- a CDS encoding MotA/TolQ/ExbB proton channel family protein yields the protein MESTLAALLLQLSPNNPQQESLSVIDLAFEGGFTMIPILLLSVAGLYIFFERIITIKRAARNPQGWMRKVKQLVLEGNIEAAKQLCENKNTPIARMIAKGLSRIGSPLKNIETSIEYVGKIEVYRLERNLSMLATIAGAAPMVGFLGTVIGMIQAFMVISQQEGAVSPQLLSSGIYTAMVTTVAGLIVGILMNLAYNYLVGQVQKVIHNMEYISMDFLDLLQEPQKK from the coding sequence ATGGAAAGCACCTTGGCAGCTTTGCTCCTACAGCTCAGCCCTAACAACCCCCAGCAGGAATCGCTCTCGGTCATTGATTTAGCTTTTGAAGGAGGGTTTACGATGATTCCTATTCTGCTACTCTCTGTGGCAGGGTTATATATCTTTTTTGAACGCATCATCACCATCAAGCGTGCCGCCCGTAATCCACAAGGCTGGATGCGCAAGGTGAAGCAGCTTGTACTCGAAGGCAATATAGAGGCTGCCAAGCAGCTTTGTGAAAACAAAAACACTCCCATAGCCCGAATGATTGCCAAAGGGCTTTCGCGTATTGGCAGCCCGCTCAAAAACATTGAAACCTCCATTGAATATGTGGGTAAGATAGAAGTTTACCGCCTAGAGCGCAACTTGTCTATGTTGGCGACCATTGCTGGCGCAGCACCGATGGTGGGCTTTTTGGGCACAGTTATCGGGATGATCCAAGCCTTTATGGTCATTTCGCAGCAGGAAGGCGCTGTAAGCCCCCAACTCCTCTCATCAGGCATTTATACGGCTATGGTTACAACAGTGGCCGGGCTTATTGTGGGAATTCTGATGAACTTGGCTTACAATTACCTTGTCGGGCAAGTACAAAAGGTAATCCATAATATGGAATATATCTCGATGGACTTTCTGGATTTACTCCAAGAGCCTCAAAAAAAATAG
- a CDS encoding class I SAM-dependent rRNA methyltransferase, which yields MNFTQPYPTLQLKSGKDRAVIFRHPWIFSGAVQVLPQAQNGDIVAVANRGGEILGYGFYSPKSQIVCRLFHFGQVTAAFDGAYWAEKVSIAAQMRRLVLPKATDTFRLLHAEGDSLPGFIADVYGQVVVIQVLTKGAERVYPLVEAAIRALGYEYIYLNIKENSGFLEQVTLSKGWVDGKAYPDTLWVQENGLRFSIDIEGGQKTGFFIDQRDNRQLVRQLSRGKTVLNAFSYTGGFSVYALAGGAASVDSVDVSKAAIAQCEQIISHNFAQASHQGVAEDCFKFLRDMPDNHYDLIILDPPAFAKNARAVPNASRGYKDLNLTGFRKIKKGGLLFTFSCSGNISRDLFRKIVFGAAADAGREVRIVYQLTQPADHPVNIYHPEGEYLKGLVLHVS from the coding sequence ATGAATTTTACACAGCCATACCCCACCCTTCAGCTCAAGTCTGGTAAAGACCGTGCCGTTATTTTCAGACATCCTTGGATTTTTTCGGGGGCGGTACAGGTGCTACCACAGGCTCAAAATGGCGATATTGTGGCCGTAGCCAATCGCGGTGGGGAGATCTTGGGTTATGGCTTTTATTCGCCCAAGAGTCAGATTGTTTGCCGCTTGTTTCATTTTGGGCAAGTAACAGCCGCCTTTGATGGGGCTTATTGGGCAGAAAAAGTAAGCATCGCTGCGCAAATGCGGCGTTTGGTATTACCTAAGGCTACAGATACTTTCCGCCTACTTCACGCTGAGGGCGACAGCCTTCCCGGTTTTATTGCTGATGTCTATGGCCAAGTGGTGGTCATACAGGTCTTGACCAAGGGCGCAGAGCGAGTATATCCCCTTGTAGAAGCGGCCATCAGGGCGCTAGGCTACGAATATATCTACCTCAATATCAAGGAAAACAGTGGTTTTTTGGAGCAAGTTACGCTCTCCAAAGGTTGGGTAGACGGCAAGGCCTACCCCGATACACTTTGGGTTCAAGAAAATGGCTTACGCTTCAGCATCGATATCGAAGGAGGGCAGAAAACAGGTTTTTTTATTGACCAACGCGACAACCGCCAGCTAGTCCGCCAACTAAGCCGGGGGAAGACCGTCTTGAACGCCTTCAGCTATACGGGCGGGTTTAGTGTGTATGCCTTAGCGGGCGGTGCGGCTTCAGTCGATTCGGTCGATGTATCGAAGGCGGCCATAGCGCAGTGTGAGCAGATTATTAGCCATAACTTCGCTCAAGCCTCCCACCAAGGGGTTGCCGAAGACTGCTTCAAGTTTTTGCGCGATATGCCCGACAACCACTACGACCTCATTATTCTAGACCCTCCGGCATTTGCCAAAAACGCCCGTGCTGTGCCCAATGCCAGCCGTGGCTACAAGGATTTGAACTTGACCGGCTTCCGCAAAATCAAAAAAGGGGGGTTGCTCTTTACCTTTTCTTGCTCGGGCAATATCTCCCGCGATTTATTTCGTAAGATTGTCTTTGGTGCTGCTGCTGACGCTGGCCGTGAGGTCAGGATTGTCTATCAGCTGACCCAACCTGCCGACCACCCCGTCAATATCTATCACCCAGAAGGCGAGTACCTCAAAGGATTGGTGCTGCACGTGAGCTAA
- a CDS encoding SpoIIE family protein phosphatase: MLPQTMFRANTVRTRLQLSFLVFVLIMALIVAIDYAFRKRERNLQRTFDLVQTVNTDIQMIQRLELTFFIDETINEAVYQTGQSEVLKRRSEVVGRIHNNLQALAQGHSSVASRIQTEVKQLQNAVQNHEQVFDKTVQLLLKRGFKDYGAEGAMRKNIHYIEETYGNQVDLALLLMIRRHEKDFIIRKQEQYTQKHAEAIERLKAQNQNQPNIVAALNRYEQIFKEVVSLEQQIGFNPQTGLRKQLNDLNGQVTEVIEKLNELIISTVEQAKWQNQVVQILMLAICIVLTLYLTYAVPRAIGKPVQRLSGDIQRVIQNQFRGTDPIARIESKDEIGLLSDNVSQMVETVRRNFKELREKNEEVEKKQSALMNSVIYAERMQKSLLQEQVAILDTNFERYFAIYQPKYEVSGDMYWLRRVEDRLLVAMLDCKGIGLAGSIITMITNSLLNQLISQHPKASPSQLLNLLHRQIHKSLPQGYVQMALCSIENIAAEDKIRRITLASAGLPVFVTKGLELLEFEGSPCVLGGGKLQDPNCAEHTLELHRDNMIFMMTDGLFRQMSADAEEARTQFKELVSANIHLYTTDQERILKETLHQLTQSQKQHDDISLLGLKLFFKSKVVQPEKALASV; encoded by the coding sequence ATGCTACCCCAAACTATGTTTAGAGCCAATACCGTTCGCACCCGTTTGCAGCTTTCTTTCTTGGTTTTTGTCTTGATTATGGCACTTATTGTCGCCATCGACTATGCCTTCCGTAAGCGCGAACGCAACCTACAGCGTACCTTTGACCTCGTACAAACAGTCAATACCGATATTCAAATGATTCAGCGCCTAGAGCTGACTTTTTTTATTGACGAAACCATCAACGAGGCTGTTTATCAAACAGGGCAGAGCGAAGTGCTCAAACGCCGCTCCGAAGTAGTAGGACGCATCCACAACAACCTCCAAGCCTTAGCACAAGGACACTCAAGCGTGGCCTCACGCATACAGACAGAGGTCAAGCAACTCCAGAATGCCGTCCAAAACCACGAACAAGTCTTCGACAAAACAGTCCAACTCTTGCTCAAGCGAGGCTTCAAAGACTACGGCGCCGAAGGGGCAATGCGCAAAAACATTCACTATATCGAAGAAACTTACGGCAACCAAGTAGATCTTGCCCTCTTACTGATGATCCGCCGCCACGAAAAAGACTTTATCATCCGCAAGCAAGAGCAATATACCCAAAAACACGCAGAGGCGATTGAGCGCCTCAAAGCCCAAAACCAAAACCAGCCTAATATCGTGGCTGCGCTCAACCGTTACGAACAGATTTTTAAAGAGGTCGTCAGCCTAGAGCAACAAATTGGCTTTAACCCACAAACAGGCCTGCGCAAACAACTCAATGACCTCAACGGACAGGTTACGGAAGTAATAGAAAAACTCAATGAGTTGATTATCAGTACTGTAGAGCAGGCGAAGTGGCAAAATCAAGTCGTCCAGATTCTGATGCTGGCTATCTGTATTGTTCTGACACTCTACCTGACCTATGCGGTTCCAAGGGCCATCGGTAAGCCCGTACAGCGCCTTTCAGGAGATATTCAGCGTGTCATCCAGAACCAATTCAGAGGTACAGATCCCATTGCGCGTATTGAGAGCAAGGATGAAATCGGCCTGCTTTCAGACAATGTCTCGCAGATGGTCGAAACGGTACGCCGCAACTTCAAAGAGCTGCGCGAGAAAAACGAAGAAGTAGAGAAAAAACAAAGCGCCCTAATGAACAGTGTTATTTATGCCGAAAGAATGCAAAAATCATTGCTCCAAGAGCAGGTCGCCATTTTAGACACTAATTTTGAGCGCTATTTTGCCATTTATCAACCCAAATATGAGGTTTCGGGCGATATGTATTGGCTACGCAGGGTAGAAGACCGCCTCTTGGTAGCGATGCTCGATTGTAAGGGCATTGGCCTTGCTGGTTCCATTATTACGATGATTACCAACTCCTTGCTCAACCAACTCATCAGCCAGCATCCGAAGGCTAGCCCAAGCCAACTACTCAATTTACTACACCGCCAAATTCATAAGTCTCTACCACAAGGTTATGTGCAGATGGCGCTTTGTAGTATCGAAAATATCGCCGCCGAAGACAAAATCCGCCGTATTACATTAGCCTCTGCCGGCTTGCCGGTTTTTGTTACGAAGGGGCTGGAGCTGCTGGAGTTTGAAGGCTCGCCCTGCGTATTGGGAGGAGGGAAGCTGCAAGACCCCAATTGCGCCGAACACACCCTAGAGCTGCACCGAGACAATATGATTTTTATGATGACCGATGGGTTGTTCAGGCAGATGAGCGCCGATGCAGAAGAAGCGCGCACGCAGTTCAAAGAGCTGGTATCGGCCAATATCCACCTCTATACCACAGACCAAGAACGTATCCTTAAAGAAACGCTCCACCAACTGACCCAAAGCCAAAAACAACACGACGACATCTCGCTGCTTGGCCTCAAACTCTTCTTCAAAAGCAAGGTAGTTCAGCCCGAAAAAGCCTTGGCCAGTGTATGA